A segment of the Candidatus Hydrogenedentota bacterium genome:
ACTGCCCCGCAGGTCTTCTTCGTACCGCAGGCGTCCCGCCTGCCTTGTCTTTGGGCTCTCGCCGTAATTTCGGCTGCCCCGTTGGGGCATGGTCCTTCTTTCCCGGCAACCCAGGGCAGGCCTGGCCTGGGCTATATTCGGAAACGCTTTCAGCGTTGAAGGGGGCGGGCGGCGGGAAATTACCAGACTCCATCCAGAAAGCACCCACGGATTCTAGTGCGATTGCCCTGAACGCCCCCCCGGCGGCCCGCCGGTCATTTCAGCGTCTTGCGGAACCGCGCCGATGCCAGCAGCAGCACGAACACCCCCAGCCCCGCGAGGATGGCGCCGTTCTGCCACAGGTCGGCGAAGCCCGCACCGCGCAGGATGATCCCCCGGAGGATGCGCAGGAAGTAGGTCGCCGGCACGGCCTGGCCGATGTAGTAGATGATCTCGGGCATGGTTTCCTGCGGGAACATGAACCCCGACAGGAGGAACGAGGGGAGCAGCACGAGGAAGGCGTACTGGAGGGCCTGGATCTGGTTGTCCGCGAAGGTGCTGACCAGCAGGCCGAAGGCGAGGGTGGTGAAGAGGAAGAGCAGGGTGAACCCCGTCAGCAGCAGGAGGCTTCCGGCGATGGGGACGTGGAAGAGGAAGCGCATGAGGATCAGGACGAAGGAGGCCTCCAGGATGCCCACGAAGAAGAAGGGCACGAGCTTCCCGAGGATGAGCCCCAGCCGCGACACGGGCGTCACCATGAGCTGCTCCAGCGTGCCGTGCTCCTTCTCGCGCACGATGGCGAACGCCGTCAGCAGCATGACGACCACCTGCAGGATCACGCCGACCAGGCCGGGGACCATGAAGTTGGCGGTGCGCATGTCGGGGTTGAACAGGACGCGGTTGCGCGTGTCCACCGCCAGCTCCAGATTGCCGCCGAGTTTTTCCGCGGCGACCCGCATGGACGCGATCATGCCGATGGCGTTGCTGGTGGACAGGGCCTGCATGGCCGAGGTGGAGTCGCTGCCGTCAATGAACACCTGCACCTGGGCGCCGCGCCCCTCCAGCAGGCGGTCGGTGTAGTCCTCCGGGATCTTGATGCCCACCTTGGCGCGCCCGGCCACGATCTCCTGGTTCACCGCCTGGTCCGACCCGACATGCCCGACGATGCGGAAGCAGCCCGAGCCCGTGTAGGCCTCCAGCAGCTCCCGGGCGCCCCGGCGCCCGTCCAGGTCGTAGACCACCGTGGGGATGTGCTTGACGTCGAGGTTGACCGCGTAGCCGAAGATGACGAGCTCCAGGCAGGGGATCAGCAGGATCAGGAAGAGGGTGCGCGGGTCGCGCAGGATGTGGTGCGTCTCCTTGTAGACGATGGCGGCGAGCCCCCTAAACATCGTCGCGGCCCTCCGCCCGCTCCAGCGCCCGCCGGCGCGTCAGCGTCACAAACACGTCCTCCAGCGTGGCCGGGATGGGCTTGATCCCCGCCCCGGGGAACCCGGCGCGGTCCAGGTCGTTGATGAGGCGGCCCGAGCAGCCCCGGTCGGCCAGCACGTGCAGCACGTCGGCGAAAATGGTCGCGTCGTGGACATAGCCGAAGGCGGTGAGGGCGCGCATGGCCGCGGCCACGCCGGGCACGCGCACCTCGAGCCGCTCCGCGCCCCCGGGCGTCACGTCGGGCAGCCGTTTCAGCTCGGCGGGCGTGCCGTAGACAATCAGTTTCGAGTAGTAGATGTAGCCGATGTGGCTGCACCGCTCCGCCTCGTCCATGTAGTGCGTCGTCACGAAGAAGGTGACGCCGCGGCCCGCCAGGTCGAAGAGCAGGTTCCACAGGTCCCGCCGCGCCACCGGGTCAATGCCCGCCGTCGGCTCGTCGAGGAACATGAGCCGGGGCCGGTGCACCAGCGCGCAGGCCAGCGCCAGCCGCTGCTTCCACCCGCCCGACAGCGCGCCCGCCTGCTTGCGGCGGTGGTCGCCGATGCCGACGATGCCGATGACCTCCTCCATCCGCGCCGCGCGCTCGCGCCGGGGGATGCCGTAGACGCCCGCGTAGAACCGCAGGTTCTCCATGACCGACAGGTCCCTGTACAGGCTGAACTGCTGGGACATGTACCCGATGCTGCGCTTGACGGCCTCGCTCTCCGTGTGCACGTCGCGGCCCAGCACGGTGGCCCGGCCGCCGGTCGGGCGCAGGAGCCCGCACAGGATGCGGATGAGCGTGGTCTTGCCCGAGCCGTTCGGGCCGAGAAACCCGAAGATGTCCCCCTCCAGCACGTCGAGGCTCACCCGGTCCACCGCCGTGAAGGCCCCGAAGCGGCGCGTCACCCCGTCGGCATGAATGATGAGCGGCCGGTTTTCGGGCATGGGGGCGGCCACGGGCTTATTTCTCCGGAGGGTCGGGCATGTGGGCGGTCACGGTCATGCCGGCGCGCAGCTTGCCGCCGTGGGAGTGCAGCCGCAGCTTGACGGCGAACACCTGCTGCACCCGCTCCTCCTCCGTCTGGAGGTTGCGCGGCGTGTATTCGCCCTCCGAGGCGATGCGGGTCACCTCCCCCTCGAACCGCTCCGCTCCGTGGGCGTCCGCGGTCAGCGGGATTTTCTGGCCCACGCGCAGGCCGCCCAGCAGCGCGGCGCCCGCATACACCGTCACCTCCAGGTCCTCGGGGTCCACGATCCGCGCCACGGCCCCCGGCTTCACCAGGTCGCCCGGGCGCAGGTCCAGCGACTCCACCACGCCCGGCGAGGGCGCGGTCACCGTCATCTCCCCCAGGTTCACCCGCGCGCGCTCCAGCGCCGCCGCCGCCGCGTCGCGCGCGGCCCCCGCCGCCGCCTTGTCCTCGTCGCGCGGGCCGCGCCGCACCTCGTCCAGCGCCGCGGCGGCCCGGTCGCGGTCGGCGCGGGCCATGCCGATTTCCTCGTCCCGCGCCCCGGTGACCAGCGCGTCCAGCTTCTCCCGGGCGATGCGGAGCTGCGCCGCCGCCGCGTCCGCCGCCGTCCGCGCCCGGTCGAAATCGCTCTTGGACACCGCGCCGCGCGCGTGCAGCGTGGTGATCCGCCCGAAATCGGCCGAGGCGGTGGCGTCCGCCGACGCCGCCGCGTCCACGGCCGCCTGGGCCGCGCGCTTCTCCTCGGCCCGCGCGCCGTTCTCCAGCAGGCGCAGCCGCTCCTCCGCGGCCTTCGCCGCCGACTCCGCCTGGCGGAGCTGCTCCTCCGTCGCGCCCCTGTCCAGTTTCGCCGCCATCGCCTCCGTGCGCGCCAGGTCCGCCTCCGCCGCCCGCACCAGCGCCGCCGCGTCCGAATCCTCCAGCCGGAGCAGCACGTCGCCCGCGCGCACCGCGTCCCCCTCGCGCGCCGTCACCTCCGCCACGCGGCCGCCCACGCGCGACCCGACGTCCACCCCCTTGCCCCGGATCTGCCCGGTGACGGCGATGCGGGCGTCCTGCATGGGCTTGCAGGCGCAGGGCGCCAGCGCGCACAGTGCCGCACACACCAGGGGGAAAGCGGTTCTCTTTGGCACGGGTCCTCTCCCGGCGTCCCCGTCAGGGCGGGGCGCCAAGCCGAACACGGCCGCGGGCCGGACTCAACCTTCCGCCCCGCGTCAGGGAAGATTATCCCAAACAGTACCCGCGCATTCCATTTTCATCACGGCGGCCGCCGCCGTGCCCCAAAACCCGGTGTGGTATCATGGAAAAAGCGCACCCATGAACGAAGACATCACCATAGAGGAACTCGCCCGCCGGGACACCGTGCTCAGCACGGTGATGGACAGCCTTTTCGACGGCGTGTACATCACGGACAATGCGAGGCGGATTGTCTTCTGGAACCGGGGCGCCGAGGCCATCACCGGCTACTCCGCCGAAGAGGTCGTTGGGCGGTTCTGCCACGATGCCGTTCTGGACCATGTGGACGGGGAAAACTGCCCCCTTTGCCGGGACAGGTGTCCGATTGTGCGCTGTCTTGCCACGGGGGAAAACGTGCGCGAGAAGGTTTATCCGAGGCACAAGTCCGGCCGGCGTTTCCCCGTGGTCACGCACATATCCGCCCTGCGCGCCCCGGGGAGCGGGATCGTGGCCGCCGTCGAGGTCTTCCGCGACGTCTCGGCGGAAGAGGCGCTGGAGACGCTCCAGAAGAAATTCGACGAGCTCATGCAGTCCTTCGTCTCCAAGTCCACCTATGAGCGCGTCCTGGCGCAGGCCCGCAGCGGGGACGCGGCCTCCGCCGAGTTGCGCGACCTGACGGTCTTCTACCTTGACGTGGCCGGGTTTACGGCCTTTTCCGAGACGAACGGCCCCCTGGCCGCGGTGCGCCTGCTCAACGACGTCTTCGGCATGTGCGGCCTCATCACCCGGGAGCACCGGGGCGACATAGACAAGTTCATCGGCGACGCCATCGTGGCGGTTTTCCAGGACCCGGAGGACGCCGTTCGCGCGGCGCTGCGGATCGCCCACGAGGCCCTGCCCGCGCTCAACGCCGCGCGTCTGCGGGAGGGGCTTCCGCCCGTCCGGGTGCGGATGGGCGTGCACAGCGGCCAGGTGGTGCAGGGCGTCATCGGCACCGGGGACCGCAAGGACCTCACGGTGATCGGCGACGTGGTCAACCTCGCCAGCCGCCTGGAAAGCCTGTGCACCCCGGGCGAGGTGGTCGTGTCGGACGCCTGCCACGCCCGGCTGTCCCCGGGGCTCCGGGACCGGTTCGTCGCGCGCGGGTCGGTCTCCGTCAAGGGGCGGGTGACGCCCGCCGAAATCTACGAATCGCGGCGGGAGGGCGGCGGCGCGCCCGCCTGACTGTCGGCGCCGGAACCGGCAGAGACAACCGGAGAGGTTTCCATGACCACACTTGCCTTGTTGGGAATGACATTGCTGTCGGCCACCGTCCTGCCGGTCACCGTGACCGGCCCCTGGGCCGTGGAAACCGGGGCCGCAACGGTGACTGTCGGCGGCACGACCCTCGACGTCACTGGGCCTGCTGCGTTTGAGATTGCCCCGCCGAAGCGGGAAACCATGCGCGGCGAGGCGTACGCGGGCATTCCCGTGTTCAACCCGAAGGCCGGGGGGTGGGTGAAGGGCGCGCGTCTGAAGCCCCTCATCGCCGAGGAGTGCACCGCCACGGGCGCGCTCGTGCCGGACAGCCTGCGGCTGAGGCCCGCGCCCGACGCGGACACGGTGTTCACCCCCGGCGTGGACTACGACCTGGACCCCTTCTGGGGCACTTTCGGGCGGCTGGAGGGCGGCGCGATCCGCGAGGGGCAGACGGTCTACGCGGACTACGCCTACGAGCTCAGCCGCCTCGACAGCATCGCCGCGGACGCCACCGGCGCGCTGCGGCTGGTGCCGGGCGCGCCCGCGCCCGCGCTGGCCCTGCCGCCCGCGCTGAACCCCGGCGAGACGGCCGTGGTGAACGTGTTTGTCCCCGCGGGCTGCGCCGCCCTCACGGACGAAAACCTCTACCCCGTGGACTTCGCCCCGCCGTCCGCGCCCGCCGCGCCGACGGCGGAGACGCTGCTCCCCAGGACTCTGGCGAAACTGCGGAACGGCGAGCCGCTCACGGTGGTGGCCTTCGGCGACAGCGTCACCAACGGCGGCGGCGTGGGCGACCGCACAGAGTTGTGGTACCAGAACGTCTTCGTTGCGCGGCTGAAAGAGCGGTTCCCAAAGGCGCAGATCACCCTGCACAACGCGGCGTGGCCCGGCGGCCACAGCAGGGGCTATCTGGAGGCCCCCGCCGGGGGCACCTATGACTTCCAGCGCGACGTGCTAGACCGGAAGCCCGACCTCGTCACCATCGAGTTTGTGAACGACGCCTACCTCGACGAGGAGGCCGTGCAGGCCCATTACGCGGGCCTCCTCGCCCGGCTCCACGGCGCGGGCGCGG
Coding sequences within it:
- a CDS encoding ABC transporter permease, which translates into the protein MFRGLAAIVYKETHHILRDPRTLFLILLIPCLELVIFGYAVNLDVKHIPTVVYDLDGRRGARELLEAYTGSGCFRIVGHVGSDQAVNQEIVAGRAKVGIKIPEDYTDRLLEGRGAQVQVFIDGSDSTSAMQALSTSNAIGMIASMRVAAEKLGGNLELAVDTRNRVLFNPDMRTANFMVPGLVGVILQVVVMLLTAFAIVREKEHGTLEQLMVTPVSRLGLILGKLVPFFFVGILEASFVLILMRFLFHVPIAGSLLLLTGFTLLFLFTTLAFGLLVSTFADNQIQALQYAFLVLLPSFLLSGFMFPQETMPEIIYYIGQAVPATYFLRILRGIILRGAGFADLWQNGAILAGLGVFVLLLASARFRKTLK
- a CDS encoding ABC transporter ATP-binding protein, with translation MPENRPLIIHADGVTRRFGAFTAVDRVSLDVLEGDIFGFLGPNGSGKTTLIRILCGLLRPTGGRATVLGRDVHTESEAVKRSIGYMSQQFSLYRDLSVMENLRFYAGVYGIPRRERAARMEEVIGIVGIGDHRRKQAGALSGGWKQRLALACALVHRPRLMFLDEPTAGIDPVARRDLWNLLFDLAGRGVTFFVTTHYMDEAERCSHIGYIYYSKLIVYGTPAELKRLPDVTPGGAERLEVRVPGVAAAMRALTAFGYVHDATIFADVLHVLADRGCSGRLINDLDRAGFPGAGIKPIPATLEDVFVTLTRRRALERAEGRDDV
- a CDS encoding HlyD family efflux transporter periplasmic adaptor subunit encodes the protein MPKRTAFPLVCAALCALAPCACKPMQDARIAVTGQIRGKGVDVGSRVGGRVAEVTAREGDAVRAGDVLLRLEDSDAAALVRAAEADLARTEAMAAKLDRGATEEQLRQAESAAKAAEERLRLLENGARAEEKRAAQAAVDAAASADATASADFGRITTLHARGAVSKSDFDRARTAADAAAAQLRIAREKLDALVTGARDEEIGMARADRDRAAAALDEVRRGPRDEDKAAAGAARDAAAAALERARVNLGEMTVTAPSPGVVESLDLRPGDLVKPGAVARIVDPEDLEVTVYAGAALLGGLRVGQKIPLTADAHGAERFEGEVTRIASEGEYTPRNLQTEEERVQQVFAVKLRLHSHGGKLRAGMTVTAHMPDPPEK
- a CDS encoding PAS domain S-box protein, with the translated sequence MNEDITIEELARRDTVLSTVMDSLFDGVYITDNARRIVFWNRGAEAITGYSAEEVVGRFCHDAVLDHVDGENCPLCRDRCPIVRCLATGENVREKVYPRHKSGRRFPVVTHISALRAPGSGIVAAVEVFRDVSAEEALETLQKKFDELMQSFVSKSTYERVLAQARSGDAASAELRDLTVFYLDVAGFTAFSETNGPLAAVRLLNDVFGMCGLITREHRGDIDKFIGDAIVAVFQDPEDAVRAALRIAHEALPALNAARLREGLPPVRVRMGVHSGQVVQGVIGTGDRKDLTVIGDVVNLASRLESLCTPGEVVVSDACHARLSPGLRDRFVARGSVSVKGRVTPAEIYESRREGGGAPA
- a CDS encoding SGNH/GDSL hydrolase family protein; protein product: MTTLALLGMTLLSATVLPVTVTGPWAVETGAATVTVGGTTLDVTGPAAFEIAPPKRETMRGEAYAGIPVFNPKAGGWVKGARLKPLIAEECTATGALVPDSLRLRPAPDADTVFTPGVDYDLDPFWGTFGRLEGGAIREGQTVYADYAYELSRLDSIAADATGALRLVPGAPAPALALPPALNPGETAVVNVFVPAGCAALTDENLYPVDFAPPSAPAAPTAETLLPRTLAKLRNGEPLTVVAFGDSVTNGGGVGDRTELWYQNVFVARLKERFPKAQITLHNAAWPGGHSRGYLEAPAGGTYDFQRDVLDRKPDLVTIEFVNDAYLDEEAVQAHYAGLLARLHGAGAEVILITPHLVRPDWLETDTLKVAEDPRPYVRGLRRFAAENHVALADASRLWCRLHAQGLPYITLLANAINHPDARGQALFADALMALFPGG